Sequence from the Methanobacteriaceae archaeon genome:
ATTGGCCTGATTTTGCCTGATCTTCTTAAAAGTTTTGGAGTCGGTGGTTACATCCTAAGCCTGATAATAATAGGTTTAGTAGTCAGTTCATTTGAATATGCCTTCCAAGGAAGATTTATGGGCCTTGTTTATCCAGTTGAAGTAGAAAATGAAGATGACCATGAAAAATTGGCAGAAAAGCAGCCTCGGTTTGCCCAGAACAATGAAAATTAAATATAACTTTTTATTTTTTTATAAACACATGCAAGAATTGAAAATTCATTCAAATATTAAAAAATCTAAAAGATAAATTCAGAAAATGTAATATTAAGAATTAGCTAAATTAATTAAAACAAAGAACTTTACTGGAGTAATATGCATGAACCTTGGAGATATGATTTCAAATTCAATTAAATTCCCTTTTAGTGATATGAAAAGATTTTTAGGACTTTTTCTTTTATATTTAAGTAGCATTACAATATTCTTGTTTCCTCTGACTATGGGTTATTCCCTGCGAATTATTGAAGCAACCACTCAGGGCAAAAATGAGTTGCCGGAATTTGTGGAATGGGGTAGGATGTATATAGATGGTTTAAAGCTGATTTTAATCTCAATAGTCTACTTTTTGATTCCAGCTATCCTCATTATCCTATCTGTGGTTATGATGAGTATTTCAGCAAGTTCTATTGTTTTGCTGATTATAGGACTTCTGGTTTTTATAATAATCAACCTGATCTATATTACCGCTGTGAACAATATGGCCTATGAAAAGAAATTAGAAGCCGCTTTTGACTTTAAAAAAATATTAGGAATCATAAAAAATATGGGCTGGTTAAACTACTTTGCTTATGTCCTCATAGCGGGTATCATAGCTGGTTTATTGTCTTTAATATCTGATCTATTCTCTTCAATAGAATTTTTTGGATTGGCCGGGTTATTGATAGGTCTCCTAGTATCATTATTAATCAGTAGTTACAGTTTAATGTACCAGTACAGATTTTTTGGACTATTATATTGCCATATGAAAACAGAATTATCACCTGAGAATGAAATTATAGAAAAAGAAGCGCCGGATGGTGGTTCTGAAATATAATTTTGTTAGAATAATTCTAAATATTTTTTTTATTTTTAACAGAATAGTTTATAAGGGAAAACCATCTAACAACTAATTTGCTTATATTAAGACTAAATTTATAATTAAGGGCCTGTAGTCTAGCCTGGAATATGACGTGGGACTTCGGATCCCAAGGTCGGGGGTTCAAATCCCCCCAGGTCCGCTATACTATTACTTTTATAGTTCGTTGACAGAGGCCGATTTTCAATTGACTTGAAAAATCACCTTTCGCTCTCTATGGCCTCTAGAGAACTACCATTTGTTAATTCTGCTTTTTTAATCATTACTGGTAATTTAAAATAGTTATTAATTCTTTATGTTTTTGACTTTATTTTCAGATTTTATTTTGACATTAAATTTAGTTTTATCACAAATTTCAGTTTAATTTTCTTAATTAATTTTTAAATTCAATTAGAAATTTTTTAATTAATATCACCACCATAATATCAAACATGATGAAATCTCCCAGCTCCCACTTAGGCCGTTATTATCCGGCCACCCGCCAAGAATGGAAGCAGTGGCTAAAAGATAACCATAAAACCTCAGCAGGCATATGGATCATTTATTATAAAAAAGGAAGCCAAAAACCAAGGGTATCCTATGATGATGCTGTGGAAGAGGCCCTTAGTTTTGGCTGGATTGACAGCACGGCCCATGCTCTAGATGAAGAGCGATATATGCAATTATTTACTCCCCGCAAGCCAAACAGTACCTGGTCGCGTATAAACAAGCAACGGGTGGAAAAACTTATAAAACTAGGTACCATGACCCCTGCTGGTCTGAAGAAAATTGAAATTGCCAAGAAAAATGGTTCCTGGAGCATAATGGATGATGTGGAAGATTTAATTGTTCCCAATAATCTAGAAATTGAATTTAAAAAAAATAAAGAGGCCCGCTCAAATTATAACAATTTTTCAAATTCTGTGAAAAAACAGGTTTTGTGGTTAATTGTAAGTGCTAAAAGGCCAGATACCCGGAAAAGAAGAATTAAAAAAGTTATAAAAGCTGTAGAAAAGAACGAAAAGCCATTTTAATATATCCTGGCCATTATATAAGCCATTTATGTAATTCAGGATATTTATCTAAAACACATTAATCAGTTCATTCATCCTCAATAACGGCCTCTTTAAAGAATTCAGGTACCAGAGAACGGTACAATGGACTTTTAAATAGCATTTTTATATTCTCATCCAGCACATAGGTGTAACACTCATCGTCCTGGGCCCTCATTCCCCGCCCATAGGCCTGCATAAGAGTCATTACAGTTTTATAGGCATACCATTTCTGGTCACGTTTTCGGCGCATGTTTACCTGTCTATCGCCCAGATAAGGGAATGGAACCTTGTAAATAACCTGAAAACGGCACTTATCATAGGGCAAATCCACCCCTTCACTCATGGAAGGGCTCACCAGGACCAGAGGCGATAAACTATTTTCAAATTGCTTTAAAACTCGCTCCCGGTTCATAGAATTGTGGGGTGTTAAACGAGAGTTAGGAATTTTTTGCATGATATAATTTTGACACTGGTAATTGTGAGTATGAATCAGCCCCTTATCGTGCTGGTGCCTTTTAAGAATCTTGTTTAAAATAGGTAAAGTATCAGGAGCAGTCCGTTTAATACGGTTTTTAGACATCTTACCTGCTAATTTGAATTCAATAGGCCGTTTAGATGCGGGAAATGGGCTGTCCACTTTGACGAAATATACTTCCCGGGGATCCAGGCCTAACCACTTGCAAAACATCTGATGAGAAAGAATAGTAGCACTCATGAATATACAGGTTTTTGCATGTTTGAATAAATTCTCTTCAGCATAATGATGAACTCTAAGTGGCTTAAATGAAACTCCGCCCTGATTAGGATCTACTACCCAATTTTTAGGTTCTTTCTCCAGATTTTCAGCCAGATCTCCCAGTCGAGAAACGGTATGGTTTATTCTATCTGCCTTATTTTTAGGCATGTCTTTAACATTTATATCCTGGTAGGAATCTCTTAAAAACTCCACCTGCAATATCCAATCGTTAGGGTCGGTGAATGTGGCCATTTTTGGAGGAATAACCTTTTTAATATCTTTTTCCAGTCTCTGATTGGAAACGATCACTTCTAATCTCCTCATGAGCTTATCTTCAATGTTGTGGGCCTCATCCAATATCATGAGGTCCCTTGCTCCGAAATGCCCCACGTAATTCAGTTCCAGAAGGGCATAATCATAATTCATGAGGGTGATGTCACTATTAACTGCATCCGCTTTTTGATCCCAGTAATGACAGTGGTCTGATGATTGGAAAAATACTGGATTGCCAAAAGAATCCTCGAATGCTTCAATGGCTCCAATAGTTGGTGATTTGCTCACCCCATAGCGACAATGGAATTTTTTAGAGCTGGGAGTGGTTTGACAGGTCCCAATGTCACAACCAGATTCCAGATCATCTGTCTTGCAGGAAAAGTTGCCCCTACCTTTTACCTGGCCAAAATCAAATTCATACGCATATTGATTCTGTAACTGTTTAGTCATGGTCAAAATATAGGCCGGTTCATATATTCTGGCCAAGGTGGTGGCTATAGCAGATTTACCAGTTCCTGTTCCTGCTTCCAGGACAATGTAGCGAAATCCTTCGTCAATAGCATTTTTAATATCCGATATAATGTCCAGCTGCCCTTCTCTCGGATCTGGAAAAGGGAAATTGTTAATAATTTCCTCGTCGATGTCCGGGAATCTACTTTTTATTTCGTTCCGTCGGGAAGATGAAAGAATAGTGCTGTTGGAAGGTTTTTTTGGAGTATAGGTAGAGGGTTTTGGAGAAGAATTTCTATAGGATTTGTTATAAAGTATATCTCTGGATTTCTCCTGTTTTGTGCTCTCAGGCCTAACGTAAGATTCTATTTTACTTTTAAAAGAGTTTGTACTTTTAGTTTTATTCCTATCACTGCATATACAACGATTTCTCATCATTCCACAATCAGGACAAAAAAGAGGGTTTGCCATGCCACATATATTAGTTTTGATGTTATAAATAAGTTTAAAGAGACCATTTGAAAAGTATTAATAAGCTCTTCTCCAGAGGTATTAAGCAGTTGGTCTTTGTAAAACTTTAAAAATTCCATTTTATAATGGTTAATTAAGCAAATAGATTAAAAAAAATCTGAAATTATTAAATTAAATTATAAATAAATAAATATAAGCAATGTGTATAAAATAGAAATTAATATTCTAAACGCTTATTCTAAAGTTTAAAATTCATTATTTTATTCTATATTAGAATTAATTAGAGTAATTAACTGTTTAATTCAGATATAATATTAATTATCAATGATTTTTAATTTACAAAAAATTTACTAACTAATTTAAATAATAAGGACCTTAGGTGTATTTTATGTCAAAAGGAAAATTAATAGGAGTGGGAGTGGGGCCTGGTGACCCTGAACTTCTAACTATCAAGGCCGGAAAAATTTTAAGCGAAGTAGCAGTGATATGTGCCCCTCGATCAGCCCCTGAAAAGCCCAGCATAGCTCTAGCCATTGTTCAGCCCACATTAAGTAATAGAAAAGATGATTATGAAACACTGGAACCTGTTTTTCCTATGACTGAGGATAAAAAGTCTCTGGAAGAACACTGGGACCAGGCCGCAGACATGGTGGCCATTCATTTAGAAAATGGAGATGACGTGGCCTTTGTGACCTTAGGAGATCCTTCCATATTCAGTACCTTCTCCTACCTTCAAAAGAGGATCCTGGAGAAAGGATATGATGTAGAAATGGTTCCAGGCATAACATCTTTTACAGGTTGTGCCTCAGCAGCAGGTATTCCACTGGTAGAAAAGGATGAGATACTAGTTATTGTTCCTAAAGTGGATAATAGACTGGAAAACATTCTAGACGATGGAGATACCTTCGTTATAATGAAAACTTCCCGCCATGGTGAATTGCTAGAGAACACTATTGAGGCCGATGAGCGGAATAAAGAAATTATTTCCGTGCAGAACTGTACCATGGAGAATGAAGAAGTGGTGCAAGGTTTTGTTAAAAATAAGAAATATCTCTCCACCACCCTGGTGAAGTTTTCCCGTGATTAAAATCGATTAAATCTTAAAAAACTTAATTTAATTAAATATTTATTTAATTATTTTAATTTATTTTAGATATTAGATGCCTTTTTTACTATCAAATCAAGCTCTTTCTATTTTTCTGCCAGTTCTTTTAGTATTTGTAGAGCTTTTGTCCAGGCATCCAGAAGATATTGCTTTAATTCTTCATCTATTTCTTCAGGCGCTGATAAATCCACTATTACCTCAGTTTTGCCATCAATCTCTTTAAAGGTATAATTTTCATGTGATCCGGCCCATTCTTTGGCCTCTTCACCTGTAGTATTTTCTTTTCTATCTTCCACCACACCTGTAGGTTCAATAGAAACGAACTCATAAGGCCTGCTTTCTTTAATCTGGGTCACCATTCCAGACATCTTCCCTTTCTCGTCCGGTGCCAGAAAAAGCATTTTACTGCCTTGATTCCAGTCCCCTTCATAGAAAGAACCCGGCATAAATGGCTCGGCCCATATTTTGTAAGTATCCAGATCAAGCATGGTGCGCCAGACCTTTTCTTTTGGAGCATTAATTACTATTGAAAATTGCTGATTTTCCATATTTATTCCCCCTTTTAAAATTCCTTAATGGATTTAAAATCAGAAAAATGTTCCGATTATTATTATTATTATTATAATATTTGAATTTTTAAATATAAAAATTGACTTATTTAACAAAAAATATTAATAAAGTTAATTTTTCTACAAAATCAGATTATTATTCAACTAATATTCAAAAAGTTAATCAGGAGACAACTCTTCAGAAAGCTCATCCAAAGATCCAATAACAAAACAACAGTACTTATCTCCTTTAGCATAGCACTTAATTTCATTAACAATAATTTTCTGAGATAAATGAGCCGAAAAGACAGCTTCCAATATTCCAGCATCCATTGCACATGCAGATTCACCCACATTAGGAAGAAGGCCACATTCAAAACAGTCATAGGCCCGTACCGTAATAGGATTTAAATTTTCTATCTCCAACCTACCCAGGCCATTGGATACCCAGAAATCGGCCAGATTTTTTAATAGCTCGCTGGTTTTTTTATTTTCCAGTTGTCGATAAAATACCTCCCCGATGCGCATCCCAGTCTGATTAAGTATAGGGTCCAGATTTATGCCTTCTTTAATCATTGCCACCCTTAAGGTGTGGAACATGAGCCGGAAAAATTCAAAAGGATCCCCATTATTTATTAAATTCTTTATAAGAAATTCTACTTTTTCTTCTTCTCTTTCCTGGACTTCTTGCTGGTTTAATTCACCAATATAACGAGAATTAATGAAAAATATCTTTTTACGTTGATCTGCAGGATGAGTTTTAGATCCAATTACCCCGTCTTGAGATAGGGCCTTGAGATGGACCGAAACGGTGGATTTAGATTTTCCAGTCACCTTCACTATCTCGTCGAAACTCAGTTCCTTTTCTCTTAAAGCAGAAAGTATAATGGATTTTACAGGGCTTTTAACTACATTTAGTCCTTTTGGAGTTGAAAAAATCTTTATAGGGCTTTTATTATTATTTTCCGACATTATATTTTTCTGCACGTTCTTTGGGGTTTCCATTTGATCTACCTGAATAATGATATGCTGGTTTTAGTATATAATAGTTCGCCCAATATAGAATGTTCGAGGAGAAGCGAACAGAAAATATTATATATTAGTTCGTATAGTATAGTATATTCTAGGAAAGACAAACAAGTTGAACAATGACAATAAATAATGACATAATAAATAAATTATCAATAAATAACACGAAATCGTTGTTCAATGAGTTCATTGAATTGTTAAAATAATTTAAATAGAATAATAAAGTTTTATAACGGTGAAAATATGAAAGCAGAAGCAACAAAGATTACTGATGGAGTATACTGGGTAGGAGTATTAGATTGGGATTTGAGAACTTACCATGGATACACCTTGAATGGAACTAGCTACAATGCCTACCTGGTTTTCGGTGAGAAAAAAGTGGCCTTAATTGACAATGCCTACCCTGGAAAATTCCCAGAACTCTATGCTAGAATCGAAAACGCCTTCCAGCAAGAGGGAAGAGAAGTTAATATTGATGTTATTGTTCAAAACCACGTGGAAAAAGATCACAGTGGATTACTGGTAGAATTACATAAGAAATTCCCACAAGCCCCTATTTACTGCACAGAAATTGCAATTCCTGGTCTTTTAAAGCATTTCCCTGCTCTGGAAGGAGCAGAATTCGTGAAAGTAGGTACTGGAGAAGCTCTGGAACTGGGAGGAAAAACTCTGGCCTTTTTAGAAGCTTTCCTCTTGCACTGGCCAGACAGCATGTTCACCTTACTGGTGGAAGACGGCATATTATTCCCAAATGATGCATTTGGACAGCATCTGTGCTTCCCACAAAGATACGATCATCAAATTCCAGAATACATTCTAATGGATGCCACTAAAAAGTTCTATGCCAACCTGATTACACCATTATCCAAATTAGTGTTGAAAAAATTCCAGGAAGTCACCGATCTAGGATTATTAGAACAAATAAAAATGATTGCACCATCACACGGTCAAATCTGGACCGACCCTATGAAAGTTATTGGGGCCTACAGTGAATGGGCCACTGGAAAGTGCGAGGACAAGGTCACCATCATATACGATACCATGCATTCCTCCACACAGAAACTGGCACATTCACTGGCTGAAGGTGTAATGAGTGAGGGAATTAACGTGGAAATCTACTACCTCCACGAAGATGAGCGAAGTGAGATTGTTAAGTCTATACTGGACAGTAAAGCTATCGCCTTGGGTGCACCAACCATTTATGATGAACCATTCCCTAGTGTGGGAGACCTTATTTACTATCTCCGAGGATTGAAATTCGACCGTACTGGAAGAGAAAGATTGGCAGTCACCTTTGGATCCATGGGTGGCCAAGGAGGAGCACCGGCCAGCCTGTCCAAGGATTTAACTGACTGCGGATTCAATGTCAGGGAACAATACGAAATATTATATGTTCCTGACCAGGACGAGCTGGATGCCATCTTTGAAGTGGGTAAAAAACTGGCCCAGAAAGTTAAAACATTGTAAATGATGAATCTGGTTTTTTAATCAATAAGTTAAACACCAGCATTCAATTATTTAATTTAATTTTATATTCGCTAAAACCCCCTAACCTTGCGAAATAATATAAAAATAAAATGTCCCGGGGAACCGGGCATTAAACTCACAAAAATAAAATAAACCATTTGGAGGAATAAAATATGGAAATTATAAACGAACACGAAATTGGAATTTGTAAAGGAACTGACTTAGAAAAAGCTGTAGCAGCCAATTTTAATGGTGAATGTCAAGAAGTGGGAATGTACCTGGCCATGGCCCGATTAGCCCAAAGAGAAGGACTTCCAGAAATTGCTGAAACCTTGAAAACCATTGCCGGGGAAGAAGCAGAACATGCATCGCATTTTGCTGAATTAAACGGTGTTATCAAAACTTCCTTAAGAGAAAACCTGGAAATGATGTTGGAAGGCGAAACCATGGCCAACAATGAGAAAAAGGCGGCAGCCAAACTGGCTAAAGAATGTGATATTGATCCTGCCCATGATTTCTTTGATGAAAGCTCTAGAGATGAAGGAAGACACGCCAAAATGTTACAGGGATTACTGGAGAGATACTTTTAATTGAAATCCATTCAATTAATTTTTAATAAGATGTGCCGCCTCCAAGGAATCATCTAATTCTCTCCATTTCCTTTAATTTTTTTATAATTCTTTTTTTATCTTTAAAAATTTAAATTCCAGAATTTATCTTAATTTTTTGGTTATAATAAAAAATTAATCATATATTCAAATCTAGTTGTTTAGAACTAACGTTAGTTTTATATAGGTTGAAAAACACTGCTACTAACGAACGTTAGTTTATAAATTGTAAAATAAAAATAATTGAATTTACAAAATAATTTTAATCAGATTTTATATAAAATTGTGATTCTATGACCGAAAAAATAAAAAATTCTAATAAATTAAATCTCACCCGTTCCGGGCTTCTTTTTTTCCTGGTAGGTTCTATAATTTTGATGGGGATTATTACCGCTGAGACTTTCTATCCTGAAAAATATACTTACACCACTTCAGATAGTATGATTAGTGATCTGGGGGCCACCGAACCACCAAACAGTATCATAACCCAGCCATCCGCCACCATATTCAATTTTAGCATGATTATAGTGGGTATTTTAGTTCTTTTAGGTACTTATTTCTTATTTAGGGCCTTAAATGATAAAATAGCGACAATTCTAATAGGATTATTAGGATTAGGAGCTTTAGGTGTGGGAATATTTCCAGGAAATGTGAATCCTCAGCACCCTCTATTTGCTCTGACCACTTTCATCAGCGGAGGAGTATCTGCTATTTACTCCTACCGCTTGATCAATTCGCCATTTAAATATTTATCCGTTTTATTTGGAATTACTGGCCTGTTTTTCTTATTTACCGCCATTATTTTTATACCAATTATGGGAGGGGGCGGAGTTGAAAGATGGGTCGCTTACCCCATAGTGCTGTGGTTGATTGGATTTGGAGGATATTTAATGGGATTAAGCTCTAAAGAGAAAGAAATTGTTGCTAAATAAAATAAACAGGAAAAAATAAGAAAAAAGGTAAAAAGGTTTTAATTTTCAAAATATCTCCAAAATAATCAAGATTTAAGATTATTCGAGATATTGTGGTTTGAATCTTTTTTATTTTCCTTTCTTTTATGCATACGTTGCAGTTTAGCGCAAGCATCCTCTGCTGCTAGAATAATAGGATCTATAACCATAGAAACTGGAGGAGCATATGAAAATTCTGTATTGGCCAATTCTGCACAAGTCATTTCCTGGGCAATGGCCAGAGACATGGTGTCCACTCTTTCGGCCACTCGCTCTTCAGCGATGATTTGGCAACCTATGATTCGTCCTTTCATATCACAGATCATTTTTACATCAATTCTTTTTGCCCCAGGATAATAACGGGCCTTGGTAAGGGCCTTACTTTTGCCAGAAATTACTTTTATTCCATTCTGCAAGGCAGATGTTTTGGTCAAACCAACCGCTCCAAATTCCAGATTACCTACCTGAGATACCATGGAGTTCAAAACCGGGTTAAATTTAGCATCAATCCCCACAATATTCCGGGCCGCAATTTTAGCCTGTCTTACTGCAGTGGAACCTAAAGGAGATTGAGTATTATGGCCAGTTATGGCATCATATACCTCAACACAGTCCCCTACAGCATATATATTGGGAACCGAGGTTTGCATCTTCTCGTTTACTTCGATGGCCCATCTTCCCAAATCACAACCCGCCATTTTAGCCATGGTGGTTTCCGGGCGCACCCCAGTAGCTAAAATAACCATATCGGTTCTTATTTCTTCTTCATCACCAAATATGGCACCTTCCACTTGTGTTTCCCCAGTGATTTTTTCAATAGGTGTTCCTAAAATTACATTTATTCCCTTTTTCTCAATGTAATTTTGGACTATTTTGGCCATGTCTGGATCCAGTGAGCGAGGAACGATTTGAGGAAGCATTTCGGTCACGGTGACATCCAAGCCCATATTTTTAAGGCCAAAAGCAATTTCCAGGCCAATTAATCCAGCACCTACCACAATAGCTTTTTTGCTTTTTTCAGCCCATCTCATTATTTGTTTTCCATCTTTAATTGTTCGGATTTTGAAAACTCCATCCAGGTAACACCCTTCCATAGGTGGAATAAAAGGAGAACCTCCTGTGGCAATTACTAGATAATCATATTTTAATTCCTTTTCAACATCATTTTGGCCTTCTTGTAGATGGTATTTAATAGTATTTTCCGCTTCTTTTACCTCAACTACCTCTGCTTGAATTATAACATCGATATTCCGCTCCAGATAATCCTCTGGTTCATGCATGATTATATTTTCAAAGCAATCTACTTCCCCGCACAATACGTAGGGTATTGCACATGGAGAGTATGCTATGTGCTCTTCCCGAGTTATAACGGTTATTTCAGCATTTTCGTCGTATTTACGTATGTTGGAAGCTGTGGAAAGCCCACCGGCCCCTCCACCAATTACTACTACTTTCATTTTGTTTTTTTCTCCTGTAGGAAATTAAAATTTGATATAATTTCTGTAAATTTTGCCTTATAAGTTATGGGAATTATATCCTCAGGATGCCTAAAAGAATAAAAAATTAGCTAGATAAAACAGCCCATAATGGTTCCCATTAAATTTAAGATAATAATTGGTCGATTTTAATTTAATTCTTATAATTGTCTCTTAAGAATCAACAGAACATTTATATACTATATCCATATATTTAGATATAGTGATTATATCCATGAATTTGGATATATGGAAATAAGTTGAATAAAAATTTCACCATAAATTGATTAAATTAAAATTTTGAGGGTTTTAAAATGCAGGAAAAAGAAATCAAGGAATTCGTAAAAGACAGGTACTCCAAAATAGCAAAAAAAGAAAATTCCTCTTGTTCATGCTGTTCAGGAGCAGATTCAGTTACTGAACAGGCTCAGGCAGTAGGATACAGTACCGAAGAACTTAAAAGTATTCCTGAAGAGGCAGTATTTGGTTTAGGATGTGGAAACCCCACTGCACTTGCCGAAATTCAGGATGGGGAGACCGTACTGGATTTAGGTTCCGGTGGAGGTATAGATGTTTTCCTGGCATCCAATAAAGTGGGAGATGGAGGAAAAGTCATTGGATTGGACATGACTCCGGACATGATTGAAACTGCCGTTAAAAATGCCCAAAAAGGTGGATACACCAATGTAGAATTCAAATTAGGTGAAATAGAAAATTTGCCTATTGAAGAGAGCACTATTGATGTTATAATCAGTAACTGTGTCATAAATCTCACCCCTGATAAAAATAAGGCCTATCAAGAAGTTTATCGGGTTTTAAAACCGGGAGGAAGAATTTTAGTCTCGGATCTAGTTACTGAAGGCCATATTCCCCATGAGATACGAAAAAACTTCCAGGCCTGGTCTGAATGTATTGGTGGAGCCATGGAGAAGCAAGATTATTTAAGTACCATTAAAAAAGCCGGTTTTAAAGAAGTGGAAATAATAGAACAACATTTTTTCACCGAAACTAATATGGACGAACGTCTTATAGGAAAAATCACCAGCATACAACTCAAAGCCATGAAATAAGAATAATTTACAATTTTGAAACTAAAAATATTTACGAGGTTAAACTATGGATAATAATAATAAATATGGATGCGAGTCCGAGAATAATGAATATTCTACAGAATCAGAAGAAAATAAATTTGATGCACTTAAAGAAAATGAAGAATGCTTGTGTAGTGAAAAATCCTCAGAAAACGAGGCAGAATCTCCTGAAAATAGTGGATGTGGTTGTGATGAATCACTAGCAGAAACAATGACTCCGGATGTGGATGTGGAGATGTAGAATATCCCGACCAATCACAAGTTAATAATCCAGAAAATGCAGAATTTCTGGCATCTGAAGAGTTTATCAAAGAATTTGAGAGCTATACTAAATCACTGGGAATTAGTAGTATAGGATACAGCCAAATTACTTCTGATTTGTTAATTAAAGATAAATTCATCCCTTATCCCCACACCATTGTATTGACCATGCCCATGGGTGAAGATATCATTGCTACTGCCCCCGGGGAGGAAGCTCAGGAGTTAAATAATGCTGCCTATGCTAAATTAGGTGAAATAAGCTATAAAATTTCAGATTATCTTCGAAAAAATGGTTACGCCACCCAGGTGGCCCATACTTACGAAGGTAATATTAATTTCTCCCCGCTGGCTCAAAAAGCAGGATTAGTACAGATAGGAAAAATTGGCCTTCTCATAACCCCTTAACTTGGCCCTCGACTGAAAATTTCTGCTATATTCGTCAGTATAGCAAATTTACCTGTGAAAAACGAAAATGAGCATTCCTGGATAAATGATTACTGTAATAGATGCAGCAACTGTGTTAAGGCCTGCCCTGAAAAAGCACTGCTAGAAAAAGAAGCTTGCTGTGGAAATACTGAAACGAAACTGGTGCAAAAACTCTGTATAGGTTGTAGCCAGGGTTGTACATACTGTATAGAAGATTGTCCCTTCCACAGTAAAGGTTATGACCACCTTAAAATTAAATTTGACAAAATGACGGCTAAATTAAGAGAAAAAAACAAAAATAAGTGCTATTAATCTTAACATGTGTGATTTGATGGTTAAAGAAGAAAATGAAAAGGTGAGAATGAAAAACACCCACAGCAGAGGTGGCATTTCATGTAAATGGGGGATAAACGTGCAAAAAGAATCTCATCTTAAAGATGCCATATGTGAAAAATGTGATAAGGTATATAAAACTGATAAAGAGGAATATATTTGTCCTGATTGCCAAAATAAAAGTTGAAAGCTAAAGGTGATTTATTTGAAAACATGTGAAATTACTGGCGAAGGAGACCATTATAATGGC
This genomic interval carries:
- a CDS encoding ferritin family protein, with the protein product MEIINEHEIGICKGTDLEKAVAANFNGECQEVGMYLAMARLAQREGLPEIAETLKTIAGEEAEHASHFAELNGVIKTSLRENLEMMLEGETMANNEKKAAAKLAKECDIDPAHDFFDESSRDEGRHAKMLQGLLERYF
- a CDS encoding DUF998 domain-containing protein, whose product is MTEKIKNSNKLNLTRSGLLFFLVGSIILMGIITAETFYPEKYTYTTSDSMISDLGATEPPNSIITQPSATIFNFSMIIVGILVLLGTYFLFRALNDKIATILIGLLGLGALGVGIFPGNVNPQHPLFALTTFISGGVSAIYSYRLINSPFKYLSVLFGITGLFFLFTAIIFIPIMGGGGVERWVAYPIVLWLIGFGGYLMGLSSKEKEIVAK
- a CDS encoding FAD-dependent oxidoreductase — protein: MKVVVIGGGAGGLSTASNIRKYDENAEITVITREEHIAYSPCAIPYVLCGEVDCFENIIMHEPEDYLERNIDVIIQAEVVEVKEAENTIKYHLQEGQNDVEKELKYDYLVIATGGSPFIPPMEGCYLDGVFKIRTIKDGKQIMRWAEKSKKAIVVGAGLIGLEIAFGLKNMGLDVTVTEMLPQIVPRSLDPDMAKIVQNYIEKKGINVILGTPIEKITGETQVEGAIFGDEEEIRTDMVILATGVRPETTMAKMAGCDLGRWAIEVNEKMQTSVPNIYAVGDCVEVYDAITGHNTQSPLGSTAVRQAKIAARNIVGIDAKFNPVLNSMVSQVGNLEFGAVGLTKTSALQNGIKVISGKSKALTKARYYPGAKRIDVKMICDMKGRIIGCQIIAEERVAERVDTMSLAIAQEMTCAELANTEFSYAPPVSMVIDPIILAAEDACAKLQRMHKRKENKKDSNHNISNNLKS
- the arsM gene encoding arsenite methyltransferase, producing MQEKEIKEFVKDRYSKIAKKENSSCSCCSGADSVTEQAQAVGYSTEELKSIPEEAVFGLGCGNPTALAEIQDGETVLDLGSGGGIDVFLASNKVGDGGKVIGLDMTPDMIETAVKNAQKGGYTNVEFKLGEIENLPIEESTIDVIISNCVINLTPDKNKAYQEVYRVLKPGGRILVSDLVTEGHIPHEIRKNFQAWSECIGGAMEKQDYLSTIKKAGFKEVEIIEQHFFTETNMDERLIGKITSIQLKAMK
- a CDS encoding 4Fe-4S binding protein, encoding MKNENEHSWINDYCNRCSNCVKACPEKALLEKEACCGNTETKLVQKLCIGCSQGCTYCIEDCPFHSKGYDHLKIKFDKMTAKLREKNKNKCY